Proteins found in one Triticum aestivum cultivar Chinese Spring chromosome 4D, IWGSC CS RefSeq v2.1, whole genome shotgun sequence genomic segment:
- the LOC123099933 gene encoding uncharacterized protein has translation MQFVSPTPTQTATAVPVRPSLRAVPRSLASAERLRMGRAATCTTALRAQCGGRAEPVEARKDGEPVSHERVQEEDEVEQLELLEDEAMAGEDEGRSPTDYGRRAHIFEESSRVFRALKERRDGDGGAKPGAAATRHG, from the coding sequence ATGCAGTTCgtttcccccacccccacccaaacCGCGACGGCTGTGCCTGTGCGCCCATCGTTGCGTGCCGTCCCGCGCTCGCTCGCTTCGGCGGAAAGGCTTCGGATGGGCCGTGCAGCGACATGCACCACGGCACTCCGCGCGCAGTGCGGTGGCCGGGCGGAACCGGTGGAGGCGCGCAAGGACGGCGAGCCCGTGTCTCACGAGCGGGTCcaagaggaggacgaggtggagcaGCTGGAGTTGCTGGAGGACGAGGCCATGGCCGGGGAAGACGAGGGCCGTAGCCCCACGGACTACGGCCGCCGCGCGCACATCTTCGAGGAGAGCTCCCGGGTGTTCCGGGCCCTCAAGGAGCGCCGTGACGGGGACGGCGGTGCCAAGCCCGGTGCTGCCGCGACGCGCCACGGCTGA